The following coding sequences are from one Lysinibacillus sp. FSL W8-0992 window:
- a CDS encoding sensor histidine kinase KdpD — protein sequence MMENERPTPEEFLAKIHQEQATVGRLKIFIGYAAGVGKTYAMLDAAHLAKKLGKDVVIGYIEPHPRPDTLALLDGLEQIPTRNIHYKGRDFQELDIDAVLKRKPEIVLIDELAHTNVPLMRHTKRFGDVEELLAKGIHVYTTVNIQHIESLHDVVEDITGVQVRERIPDYLIDQAALIKIVDIEPDELIQRLKEGKIYHKQQAEKALASFFRKQNLVALREIALRRTADTINYKHVNDCESIRQPKQIEEHILVGISSSPTNAKVIRTAARLAQALHGKFTALYVQKVQESSFNEANAERLQQHIKLIEQLGGHVVIVQENDVAAALANYAQLSGVTKLVLGRTALKKKWWLPHPKISDRLNEFAPNLTIHIVPDQENEQLYFPTGVRNRLTIEWLDLLKMAVVFILGSFLALFFFTIGVSESNIITIYILTVLILAIWSSGWLMNIVSSAVAVLLFNFLFTEPRFSLEAYHRDYPITFLIMFFSGIITSSLTKKIKEQAIVAVRKSYRMEVLLETNRKLQHAKSIEEIITEGMTQIVKLVENPVQFFEIEQKSITNTIFFPTTSLSNMENTKVASLFQDTNELGVIHWVINNNHFAGVSTDIFPEVNGYYLPVISNGSVKGIVGIALSKQAPLPAFERDILHAIMNDFSFALDKWYLQNLNAQVAREAELEQMRANLLRAISHDLRTPLTTISGNADILLTNKAHIPEIEKTRLYEDIYKNSKWLVQMVENLLAVSMLEDGQFALEMQLELVEDIIQEALQHVTPRDNTHNISYHVEPDLVMALMDARLMIQVIINIIDNALTYTPAGSDISFIAKDRGQFVDISITDNGPGIDDSLKEKLFEPFITGKVQRSDSRRGLGLGLALCQTILKLHDSELEVADNYPTGTIFRFTLKKGVVSINE from the coding sequence ATGATGGAAAATGAGCGCCCCACTCCAGAAGAGTTTTTAGCAAAGATTCATCAGGAGCAAGCAACTGTCGGTAGACTGAAAATTTTTATCGGTTATGCTGCTGGTGTAGGTAAAACGTATGCCATGTTAGATGCAGCCCATCTAGCAAAAAAACTAGGCAAAGACGTAGTAATTGGCTATATAGAGCCACATCCACGTCCAGATACATTAGCCTTACTTGACGGGCTTGAGCAAATACCGACTAGAAATATTCATTATAAAGGGAGAGACTTTCAAGAATTAGATATAGATGCAGTATTGAAACGCAAACCAGAAATTGTGCTAATCGATGAGTTGGCACATACAAATGTTCCACTTATGCGACATACAAAAAGGTTTGGGGATGTAGAAGAATTACTTGCGAAAGGTATCCATGTATATACAACTGTAAATATTCAACATATTGAAAGTCTTCATGATGTGGTAGAAGATATTACGGGGGTACAAGTGCGAGAACGCATTCCAGATTATTTAATTGATCAAGCAGCACTTATTAAAATTGTGGACATTGAACCTGATGAGTTAATTCAACGCTTAAAAGAAGGCAAAATCTATCACAAGCAACAAGCTGAAAAAGCATTAGCATCTTTTTTTCGCAAACAAAATTTAGTTGCACTTCGGGAAATTGCCCTTCGCAGGACTGCAGATACGATTAATTACAAACACGTAAACGATTGCGAATCGATTAGGCAACCGAAACAAATTGAAGAGCATATTTTAGTTGGTATTAGTAGCTCTCCAACAAATGCAAAAGTAATTCGCACTGCCGCAAGACTTGCCCAAGCATTACATGGAAAATTCACTGCGCTTTATGTGCAAAAAGTGCAAGAAAGTAGTTTTAATGAAGCGAATGCTGAACGATTGCAACAACATATTAAATTGATCGAGCAACTTGGAGGCCATGTCGTAATCGTTCAAGAGAATGATGTCGCAGCTGCCCTAGCAAACTATGCACAATTAAGTGGGGTCACAAAGCTAGTACTTGGCAGAACTGCTTTGAAAAAGAAATGGTGGCTGCCACATCCGAAAATCAGTGACCGGCTCAATGAATTCGCGCCGAATTTAACTATTCATATTGTTCCAGATCAAGAAAATGAACAATTGTATTTTCCTACTGGCGTTCGAAATCGATTAACGATTGAATGGTTGGATTTATTAAAAATGGCAGTAGTGTTTATCTTGGGTTCTTTTTTAGCTTTATTTTTCTTTACAATAGGAGTCAGCGAATCCAATATTATTACGATTTATATTCTCACTGTGTTAATTCTTGCGATATGGTCGTCCGGATGGCTGATGAACATTGTTAGCTCTGCAGTGGCTGTACTTCTATTCAACTTTTTATTCACTGAGCCACGATTTTCCCTAGAAGCATATCATCGGGACTATCCTATTACTTTTCTGATTATGTTTTTCTCTGGCATCATCACAAGCAGCTTAACAAAAAAGATAAAAGAGCAGGCCATCGTTGCTGTTCGTAAATCTTATCGGATGGAAGTTTTACTAGAAACAAATCGCAAGCTACAACATGCCAAATCTATCGAAGAAATCATTACTGAAGGCATGACACAAATTGTTAAATTAGTAGAAAACCCTGTTCAATTTTTTGAAATAGAACAGAAATCAATTACTAACACTATTTTTTTCCCAACTACAAGTCTGTCTAATATGGAGAACACTAAAGTAGCATCACTATTTCAAGATACAAATGAATTAGGTGTAATACATTGGGTCATTAATAATAACCATTTTGCTGGTGTATCAACAGATATATTTCCTGAAGTAAATGGCTATTATTTACCTGTTATTTCAAATGGAAGCGTTAAGGGTATTGTAGGAATTGCTCTTTCTAAGCAAGCACCTCTACCCGCATTTGAACGCGATATTTTACATGCCATTATGAATGATTTTTCATTTGCTCTCGATAAATGGTATTTGCAAAATTTAAATGCGCAAGTTGCAAGAGAAGCGGAACTTGAACAGATGAGAGCTAATCTTTTGCGTGCCATCTCACATGATTTACGAACACCGCTTACAACTATTTCAGGGAATGCAGATATACTGTTAACAAATAAAGCTCATATTCCCGAAATCGAAAAAACACGATTATACGAAGATATATATAAGAACTCAAAATGGCTTGTTCAGATGGTTGAAAACTTACTGGCAGTTTCGATGTTAGAAGATGGGCAATTTGCATTAGAAATGCAGTTAGAGCTAGTCGAGGATATTATTCAAGAGGCGTTACAACATGTTACTCCACGTGACAATACACATAATATTTCTTATCATGTAGAGCCTGATTTAGTCATGGCATTGATGGATGCACGCCTGATGATTCAAGTAATTATAAATATTATAGATAATGCACTAACTTATACACCTGCAGGTAGTGACATCTCTTTCATAGCAAAAGATAGAGGCCAATTTGTTGACATTAGTATTACTGATAATGGACCAGGTATTGACGATTCGTTAAAAGAAAAACTGTTTGAGCCGTTTATAACGGGCAAAGTACAGCGTAGTGATAGTCGAAGGGGCTTAGGCTTAGGGTTAGCATTATGTCAAACAATTTTAAAATTACATGATAGTGAATTAGAAGTTGCAGATAACTACCCGACTGGAACCATCTTTCGTTTTACTTTAAAAAAAGGAGTTGTCAGTATAAATGAATAA
- the kdpA gene encoding potassium-transporting ATPase subunit KdpA, protein MWQIAIVCMIYLPLVILTGHYLFHVTMHKKTWLDPVMDKVDDVIYKLCGIKQVDMTGRQYVLSLIMSNALMVFIGYMLLRIQSYLLLNPNEIENMEATLSFNTIISFMTNTNLQHYSGESGLSYLSQMLVIIFMMFTSAATGYAACMAFCRRLVAKSDTLGNFYVDFVRVITRVLMPISIVVAIILVSQGSPQTLSANKTVQTIEGKMQDIALGPVASLESIKHVGTNGGGFNGANSTTPFENPSVISNIVEMLSMMLLPGACVIAFGLMVAYRKKKTIVGKQGLAIFGAMSMLFLIGLVTVYIAERAGNPLISELGITQELGSMEGKEMRFGIAQSALFTAVTTAFTTGSVNNMHDTLTPLGGLVPMFNMMVNVVFGGKGVGLMNMMMYVLLTIFIACLMIGRTPQFLGKKIEEKEMKLIALCILIHPAIILLFSGLAVATTAGVAGITNPGAHGLSQVLYEFASASANNGSGFEGLADNSTFWNVSTGLAMFFGRYLTIIIQLAIASLLAKKMLHSDSIGTLKTDTSMFTFLLVGIVLMIGALTFLPSLALGPITEHLQIHS, encoded by the coding sequence ATGTGGCAAATAGCCATTGTTTGTATGATTTATTTACCGCTTGTTATCTTAACGGGTCATTATCTTTTTCATGTAACGATGCATAAAAAAACATGGCTCGATCCAGTGATGGATAAAGTAGATGATGTCATTTATAAATTATGTGGCATAAAGCAAGTGGATATGACCGGAAGACAATACGTGCTGTCGTTAATTATGTCAAATGCTTTGATGGTGTTCATTGGCTATATGCTGTTGCGCATTCAATCTTATCTGTTGTTAAACCCTAATGAAATTGAAAATATGGAGGCAACGCTATCCTTTAATACGATTATTTCGTTTATGACAAACACAAATCTACAGCATTATAGTGGTGAATCGGGTTTAAGTTATTTGTCACAAATGCTCGTCATTATTTTTATGATGTTCACATCAGCAGCGACAGGCTATGCAGCATGTATGGCGTTCTGCCGACGTTTAGTGGCAAAAAGTGATACTTTGGGCAATTTTTATGTAGATTTTGTACGTGTTATCACACGTGTATTAATGCCAATTTCAATTGTAGTTGCCATTATTTTAGTATCGCAAGGTTCGCCTCAAACATTAAGTGCGAATAAAACCGTCCAAACAATCGAAGGAAAGATGCAAGATATCGCACTTGGACCTGTTGCATCGCTTGAATCGATTAAACATGTTGGTACAAATGGAGGAGGCTTTAATGGAGCCAATTCGACGACTCCTTTTGAAAACCCTTCAGTTATATCCAACATCGTAGAAATGCTATCTATGATGTTGCTACCTGGGGCTTGTGTTATAGCATTTGGCTTGATGGTTGCTTATAGAAAAAAGAAGACGATAGTTGGTAAGCAAGGGCTAGCAATCTTTGGTGCCATGAGTATGCTGTTTCTAATTGGACTAGTAACAGTATACATAGCTGAGCGTGCTGGAAATCCACTTATTAGTGAGCTAGGTATTACACAGGAACTTGGCAGTATGGAAGGAAAAGAAATGCGTTTTGGTATAGCACAATCGGCTCTGTTCACTGCTGTCACAACTGCTTTTACAACTGGCTCTGTCAATAATATGCATGATACTTTAACACCGCTTGGTGGTCTTGTGCCGATGTTTAACATGATGGTAAACGTTGTATTCGGTGGTAAAGGCGTTGGGCTAATGAACATGATGATGTATGTGCTACTGACAATTTTTATTGCGTGTTTAATGATAGGCCGCACCCCACAATTTTTAGGAAAGAAAATTGAGGAAAAGGAAATGAAGCTTATAGCGCTTTGTATTTTAATTCATCCTGCCATCATCCTGCTATTTTCTGGGCTCGCTGTTGCTACGACAGCAGGAGTGGCGGGCATAACAAATCCAGGAGCGCATGGTTTATCGCAGGTGTTATATGAATTTGCTTCAGCATCTGCCAACAATGGCTCTGGCTTTGAAGGATTAGCCGATAACTCGACATTTTGGAATGTATCGACAGGGCTAGCGATGTTTTTCGGACGCTATTTAACCATCATAATTCAATTGGCAATTGCTTCGTTACTTGCTAAAAAAATGTTGCATAGCGATTCAATTGGAACATTGAAAACAGATACATCGATGTTTACATTTTTGCTTGTAGGAATTGTACTAATGATTGGTGCATTGACATTCTTACCATCATTGGCACTTGGTCCAATTACAGAGCATTTACAAATACATTCCTGA
- the kdpB gene encoding potassium-transporting ATPase subunit KdpB encodes METVRKSFISSDIMKQSMIGALKKFNPFYMIKNPVMFVVEVGFIFVLLLLFFPNILGSGGGEHDRLYNVIVAIILFVTILFANFAESIAEGRGKAQVQTLKNTKTITQARVLLADGSEIMKQAHELKKGDIVLVQAGEVIPNDGEVIKGIATVDESAITGESAPVVKERSGDFSSVTGGTTVTSDWLIIEITSLPGESFLDKMITLIEGASRKKTPNEIALNTLLVSLTMIFLLVVVTLYPMTTYLNVHISIATLIALTVCLIPTTIGGLLSAIGIAGMDRVTQFNVIAMSGRAVEACGDVDTLILDKTGTITYGNRMASEFLPVKGVAPLTLMQAAWLSSLTDDTPEGKSILSLACDLGVNTTDEKQIITTSEHMAFSAQTRMSGLNLKDGTKIRKGAYDTIKQESIAAGHPIPRNLEQLVHQVSSVGGTPLVVSMNNNILGVIHLKDVVKSGLKERFEQLRAMGIKTIMCTGDNPLTAAAIAKESGVDSFIAESKPEDKIKVIKDEQALGKVVAMTGDGTNDAPALAQANVGLAMNSGTNAAKEAANMVDLDSNPTKIIEVVEIGKQLLMTRGALTTFSIANDVAKYFAIIPAMLMVAVPEMSSLNIMQLYSPTSAIISALIFNAVIIPLLIPIALKGVKYKPMSAAKLLQKNLFIYGLGGIFAPFIGIKVIDLLVGPLLTMLGL; translated from the coding sequence ATGGAAACTGTAAGAAAAAGCTTTATTTCGAGCGATATAATGAAGCAATCCATGATTGGCGCGTTGAAAAAATTTAATCCATTTTATATGATCAAAAATCCCGTAATGTTCGTTGTAGAGGTCGGATTTATCTTTGTGCTATTGTTATTGTTTTTCCCCAATATACTTGGGAGTGGGGGAGGCGAGCATGATCGACTCTATAATGTTATTGTAGCTATTATTCTTTTTGTGACGATATTATTTGCTAATTTTGCAGAGTCTATAGCAGAAGGGCGAGGTAAGGCTCAAGTTCAAACGTTAAAAAATACAAAAACAATTACACAGGCACGAGTTCTTTTAGCGGATGGTTCGGAAATAATGAAACAGGCACATGAGCTGAAAAAGGGAGATATTGTATTAGTTCAAGCAGGGGAGGTCATTCCAAACGACGGCGAGGTAATTAAAGGGATTGCAACAGTCGATGAATCGGCTATTACGGGTGAGTCAGCACCTGTCGTAAAAGAACGAAGTGGTGACTTTTCATCTGTTACAGGTGGAACGACTGTCACAAGTGATTGGCTCATAATTGAAATTACTTCACTGCCAGGAGAGTCATTTTTAGATAAAATGATTACGCTTATAGAAGGGGCTAGTCGAAAAAAAACACCCAATGAAATTGCGTTAAATACATTGTTAGTAAGTTTAACGATGATTTTCTTATTAGTTGTCGTGACGTTATATCCTATGACGACTTATTTAAATGTTCACATCTCTATTGCAACATTAATTGCACTAACGGTTTGTTTAATTCCAACTACAATCGGTGGCTTACTTTCCGCCATTGGTATTGCTGGAATGGACCGTGTGACACAGTTTAATGTTATTGCGATGTCAGGAAGAGCTGTAGAAGCGTGCGGTGACGTAGACACACTAATATTAGATAAAACAGGAACAATCACTTATGGCAATCGCATGGCATCTGAGTTTCTACCTGTAAAGGGAGTAGCACCTCTAACATTGATGCAAGCTGCATGGCTTAGTTCCTTAACCGATGACACACCTGAAGGGAAATCTATATTATCGTTGGCATGCGATTTAGGTGTGAATACGACAGATGAAAAACAAATCATTACAACAAGTGAGCATATGGCATTTTCTGCACAAACACGGATGAGTGGCTTAAATTTGAAGGATGGCACAAAAATTCGTAAAGGGGCTTACGATACGATTAAACAAGAAAGCATCGCTGCAGGGCATCCTATCCCTCGAAATTTGGAGCAGTTAGTCCATCAAGTATCATCTGTTGGGGGGACACCACTTGTTGTGTCGATGAATAATAATATTTTAGGCGTAATCCATCTTAAAGATGTTGTAAAATCGGGTTTAAAAGAACGATTTGAACAATTGCGGGCAATGGGCATTAAAACAATTATGTGTACAGGTGATAATCCACTAACAGCAGCGGCTATAGCTAAAGAATCAGGAGTGGATAGCTTTATTGCTGAAAGTAAGCCTGAGGACAAAATAAAGGTCATAAAAGATGAACAGGCACTTGGGAAAGTTGTTGCGATGACAGGGGACGGAACGAATGATGCACCTGCTTTGGCGCAGGCAAATGTTGGTCTTGCCATGAATTCAGGGACGAATGCAGCAAAAGAGGCTGCAAACATGGTAGATTTAGATTCAAACCCAACTAAAATAATCGAAGTTGTAGAGATTGGGAAACAATTATTGATGACGCGTGGCGCACTTACTACATTTAGTATTGCAAATGATGTTGCGAAATACTTTGCGATTATCCCTGCTATGCTGATGGTGGCAGTACCAGAAATGAGCTCACTTAATATTATGCAACTCTATTCACCAACAAGTGCCATCATTTCTGCTTTAATTTTTAACGCGGTCATTATTCCGTTATTAATTCCTATAGCGTTAAAGGGTGTAAAGTATAAGCCGATGAGCGCTGCAAAATTATTACAGAAAAACTTGTTCATTTATGGACTCGGTGGCATCTTTGCCCCCTTTATCGGGATAAAGGTGATTGATTTACTAGTAGGGCCACTGTTAACCATGCTTGGGCTATAG
- the kdpC gene encoding K(+)-transporting ATPase subunit C, giving the protein MNRFWDSAKQALFVSLTMFVLCGLIYPFTVTGIAQGLFNEQANGSIVEVDGKAVGSELLGQAFTSPAFFGGRVSSINYNVYAKEDIVPDEHGATVYGGVSSGTFNYAPSNPELIKRIDEDIQSFLEANPTVKRQEIPADLMTASGSGLDPHISVQAAQIQINRIANASGLSVKEIEEIVEINTEGRTLGVFGEEKVNFLMANLDIFKKMKQYE; this is encoded by the coding sequence ATGAATAGATTTTGGGACAGCGCAAAGCAAGCATTATTTGTATCATTAACAATGTTTGTATTATGTGGTTTGATTTATCCTTTTACTGTGACTGGCATTGCACAAGGGCTATTTAATGAGCAGGCAAATGGTAGCATTGTTGAAGTTGATGGCAAAGCTGTTGGTTCAGAACTGCTAGGGCAAGCCTTTACATCACCAGCATTTTTTGGGGGACGTGTTTCTTCTATTAATTATAATGTATATGCAAAGGAAGATATTGTACCAGATGAACATGGCGCAACTGTTTATGGAGGAGTTAGCTCAGGTACCTTTAACTATGCACCGTCCAATCCAGAATTAATAAAACGAATAGATGAAGACATTCAGTCATTTTTAGAGGCGAATCCAACAGTCAAACGACAAGAGATTCCTGCTGATTTAATGACAGCCTCAGGGTCAGGTTTAGATCCGCATATTAGTGTGCAAGCAGCACAAATTCAAATTAACCGAATTGCAAATGCAAGCGGGCTGTCAGTGAAGGAAATTGAAGAAATTGTGGAGATTAATACAGAAGGACGCACGCTCGGTGTATTTGGAGAAGAGAAAGTAAACTTTTTAATGGCGAATTTAGATATTTTCAAAAAGATGAAGCAATACGAATAG
- a CDS encoding DEAD/DEAH box helicase → MSKYTDYNFQPFLQDAIAKLGFTEPTPIQKEIIPLILKGKSAIGQAHTGTGKTHSFLIPIVQRIQVDKQEVQAVITSPTRELAQQIFDALNQLIEGTEIQAKLFIGGTDKQRSIDKLKTQPQIVVGTPGRIRDLVSAQALFVHTAPILVVDEADLAFDMGFIEEIDGFASQMPEKLEMFVFSATIPERLQPFLKKYMEAPVHIHMNDKRPVAEGIDFVLVPVRSKSRNKRLLDVIEGINPFLAVIFTNTRKNAEHVAGYLNEQGIRCGQIHGDLTPRDRKKMMKQVRDLEFQYIVATDLAARGIDIQGISHVINYEIPEDLEFFIHRVGRTARAGNKGTAITLFEPSDEDALARIEKMGIPFEQKDVKDGEWSELKERHARKNRVKHENEIDVKAKSLVRKPKKVKPGYKRNMKWEMEKIKKRERRIKARGKK, encoded by the coding sequence ATGTCAAAATATACTGATTATAATTTTCAGCCATTTTTGCAGGACGCAATTGCAAAGCTTGGCTTCACAGAACCAACACCAATACAAAAGGAAATTATTCCGCTAATACTTAAAGGGAAAAGTGCGATTGGTCAAGCACATACAGGGACAGGGAAAACGCATAGTTTCCTTATTCCAATCGTGCAACGCATTCAAGTTGACAAGCAAGAAGTACAAGCTGTTATTACTTCGCCAACACGAGAGCTTGCTCAACAAATTTTTGATGCGTTAAATCAATTAATAGAAGGAACAGAGATTCAAGCGAAATTATTTATTGGGGGTACGGACAAACAACGCTCCATTGATAAGTTAAAAACGCAACCACAAATCGTTGTTGGTACACCAGGACGTATTCGTGATCTTGTTTCAGCTCAAGCGTTATTTGTGCATACGGCACCAATTTTAGTTGTGGATGAAGCGGACCTAGCGTTCGATATGGGCTTTATCGAAGAAATTGATGGCTTTGCTTCTCAAATGCCAGAAAAACTTGAAATGTTCGTGTTCTCTGCAACAATTCCAGAACGTCTACAGCCATTCCTAAAAAAATACATGGAAGCACCTGTACACATTCATATGAACGATAAACGTCCAGTAGCAGAAGGTATTGACTTTGTGCTTGTGCCTGTTCGTTCGAAATCACGCAACAAACGTTTACTAGATGTCATTGAAGGCATTAACCCGTTTTTAGCGGTCATTTTTACGAATACACGTAAAAATGCAGAGCATGTTGCTGGCTATTTAAACGAGCAAGGAATTCGCTGTGGTCAAATTCATGGTGATTTAACCCCTCGTGATCGTAAAAAAATGATGAAGCAAGTTCGCGATTTAGAGTTTCAATATATCGTGGCAACAGATCTTGCTGCGCGTGGTATCGATATTCAAGGGATTTCACATGTCATTAACTATGAAATTCCAGAAGATCTAGAATTCTTTATTCACCGTGTTGGACGAACAGCACGTGCAGGTAATAAAGGAACGGCGATTACATTATTTGAGCCTTCAGACGAGGACGCATTAGCACGCATTGAGAAAATGGGTATTCCGTTTGAACAAAAGGATGTCAAAGATGGTGAATGGTCTGAACTAAAAGAACGTCATGCGCGTAAAAACCGAGTGAAGCACGAAAATGAAATTGATGTAAAAGCAAAATCTTTAGTGCGCAAACCGAAAAAAGTAAAACCAGGCTACAAACGTAATATGAAATGGGAAATGGAAAAGATTAAAAAACGCGAACGTCGCATAAAAGCACGCGGCAAAAAATAA
- a CDS encoding deoxyribonuclease IV yields MLLGSHVSMSGKEMLLGSSKEALSYGANTFMIYTGAPQNTRRKPIADLNIMNGLLHMKEHGMTNIVVHAPYIINIANTEKPETFRLGVDFLQSEIERTAALEATQIVLHPGAHVGAGADAGIAKIIEGLNEVLSQDFPVQIALETMAGKGTECGRSFDELAKIIDGVTHNERLSVCFDTCHTHDAGYNIVEDFDGVLNEFDKIIGVDRIKVLHINDSKNVRGAGKDRHENIGFGHIGFDALKYVVHHPQLMDVPKILETPFVALNSDAKSKTAPYKYEIEMLRSGEYKPELIDALRG; encoded by the coding sequence ATGTTACTTGGCTCACACGTTTCAATGAGCGGTAAAGAAATGCTGCTCGGCTCTAGTAAAGAAGCTCTTTCTTATGGTGCTAACACCTTTATGATTTACACGGGTGCTCCACAAAACACGCGTCGAAAACCAATTGCAGATCTTAATATTATGAATGGTCTATTACACATGAAAGAGCATGGCATGACCAATATTGTTGTGCACGCCCCATATATTATAAATATTGCAAACACTGAAAAACCTGAAACCTTCCGTCTTGGTGTAGATTTTCTACAATCAGAAATTGAGCGCACTGCTGCATTGGAAGCAACACAAATTGTTTTACATCCTGGTGCACATGTGGGCGCAGGAGCAGATGCAGGTATTGCCAAAATTATTGAAGGTTTAAATGAAGTGCTTTCACAAGACTTTCCCGTACAAATTGCATTAGAAACAATGGCAGGTAAGGGAACAGAGTGTGGGCGTTCTTTCGATGAACTTGCAAAAATTATTGATGGTGTTACACATAATGAACGACTTTCTGTATGCTTTGATACATGCCATACGCATGATGCTGGCTACAATATTGTCGAAGATTTTGATGGTGTGTTAAACGAGTTTGATAAGATTATTGGTGTGGATCGTATTAAGGTCCTTCATATAAATGATTCTAAAAATGTTCGTGGCGCAGGGAAAGACCGTCATGAAAATATTGGCTTTGGGCATATCGGATTTGATGCTTTAAAATACGTAGTCCACCATCCTCAATTGATGGACGTGCCAAAAATATTAGAAACACCATTTGTTGCATTAAACAGTGATGCTAAATCAAAAACAGCACCTTATAAATATGAAATTGAGATGTTACGTAGTGGCGAATATAAACCTGAACTTATTGACGCCCTACGAGGATAA
- a CDS encoding LytTR family DNA-binding domain-containing protein produces MKISIEEISKELIEEILIRCHEVDEEILEIVNKLKTETPLILGYQNDGVHRINVRDIYYFEAVDGKVFSYCKDNVFEVKHKLYELEEVCKEVHCFRASKSTIVNIAKIASIHPSISGRFVAVLDNGERLVVSRQYVPVLKKMLGL; encoded by the coding sequence ATGAAAATTTCAATAGAAGAAATAAGCAAAGAACTGATAGAAGAAATACTTATCAGGTGCCATGAAGTAGATGAAGAAATACTTGAAATTGTTAATAAGCTGAAAACTGAAACCCCTCTTATACTCGGATATCAAAATGATGGCGTTCATCGAATTAATGTTAGGGACATCTATTATTTCGAAGCAGTTGATGGAAAGGTTTTTAGTTACTGCAAGGATAACGTTTTTGAGGTAAAACATAAGCTATATGAATTAGAAGAGGTATGCAAAGAAGTTCATTGTTTTCGGGCATCCAAATCAACAATAGTAAACATAGCTAAAATTGCATCTATTCACCCGTCTATAAGTGGCCGATTCGTAGCGGTACTTGATAATGGGGAACGTCTTGTTGTATCAAGGCAGTATGTGCCTGTCCTTAAAAAAATGCTAGGATTGTAA
- a CDS encoding DUF3021 family protein produces MKFFEIVQKIVKDFLIIFASIIIIITILRQIFYPELAFDLISIYIIMAFSFLSALLGLMLYLAHDISETKMRIRIVLHFFTLELLLIALACGLDIVNNATEVIILALQIAFIYILVRLLSWNNDKKEAQKINEKLKTFKKDITQ; encoded by the coding sequence ATGAAGTTTTTCGAAATTGTGCAAAAGATCGTTAAAGATTTCTTAATCATCTTCGCATCCATCATCATTATTATTACTATTTTACGGCAAATCTTTTATCCTGAATTAGCGTTTGATTTAATATCAATCTATATTATTATGGCATTTTCATTTTTAAGTGCATTATTAGGATTAATGTTGTATCTAGCTCATGATATAAGCGAGACAAAAATGCGTATAAGAATTGTTCTTCATTTTTTTACACTGGAACTATTATTAATTGCCCTCGCTTGTGGCTTGGATATTGTAAACAATGCAACAGAGGTCATTATTTTGGCACTACAAATTGCATTCATCTATATTTTAGTTCGTCTACTGTCATGGAATAATGATAAAAAAGAAGCCCAAAAAATCAACGAAAAACTAAAGACGTTTAAAAAAGACATTACCCAATAA